One window from the genome of Leptospiraceae bacterium encodes:
- a CDS encoding cysteine desulfurase: MLNYKEIKKDFPILQTNMNGKPLVYLDSAASSQKPQRVIDAFSDFYRCRNANIHRGAYRLSYEATDLFELTREKVKEFLNAKEPEEIIFTRNTTESINLVAYSYAMKFLKEGDEILVSEMEHHSNLVPWMMVAEKKGAKLKHIPLTDDYQLDYERIPEVLSERTKIISIAHMSNALGTIHDLKKISDYAKQVNAVFVVDGAQGASHLPVDVQEIGCDFYALSAHKMLGPTGVGVLYGRRELLEKMDPFLGGGSMIFSVWKDGFKPGPLPNKFEAGTPDVAGVVAFAVALEYLKQIGLENIHNHEVALLEYAIPKLKEIPGIKLYGTNDLSKRGGIISFLLEGVHPHDIGTILDEEGIAIRAGHHCCEPLMRKLQIPGTARASLYLYNGFEDIDALVEGIQKAVKIFKVEEKIRKAS; this comes from the coding sequence ATGCTAAACTATAAAGAAATCAAAAAAGACTTTCCCATTTTACAAACCAATATGAATGGCAAGCCCTTGGTTTATTTGGATTCCGCAGCGAGTTCTCAAAAACCTCAAAGGGTGATTGATGCCTTTTCTGATTTTTATCGTTGTAGAAATGCGAATATCCATCGAGGTGCCTATCGCTTAAGTTATGAAGCAACCGATTTGTTTGAGTTGACTAGAGAAAAAGTCAAAGAATTCCTCAATGCAAAAGAACCAGAAGAAATTATTTTCACCCGCAATACCACCGAGAGTATCAATTTGGTTGCCTATTCTTATGCGATGAAATTTCTTAAAGAAGGAGATGAGATTCTTGTCTCAGAAATGGAACATCATTCTAACTTGGTTCCATGGATGATGGTTGCTGAAAAAAAAGGAGCAAAGCTAAAGCATATACCTTTGACCGATGATTATCAATTGGATTATGAACGAATACCTGAGGTGCTTTCAGAAAGAACAAAAATCATCTCGATTGCCCATATGTCCAATGCTCTGGGAACCATTCATGATTTGAAAAAAATTTCTGATTATGCAAAACAAGTTAATGCTGTGTTTGTAGTCGATGGAGCTCAGGGAGCCAGTCATTTACCAGTGGATGTTCAAGAAATCGGCTGTGATTTTTATGCTTTATCTGCCCATAAGATGTTGGGTCCCACAGGTGTTGGTGTCTTATACGGGAGAAGAGAACTCTTAGAAAAAATGGATCCTTTCTTAGGGGGTGGTAGTATGATCTTTTCTGTTTGGAAAGATGGATTTAAACCAGGTCCTCTTCCCAATAAGTTCGAAGCAGGAACTCCTGACGTTGCTGGTGTTGTAGCATTCGCAGTGGCATTAGAATACCTAAAACAAATCGGCTTAGAAAATATCCATAACCACGAGGTAGCGTTGTTGGAATATGCTATTCCCAAATTAAAAGAAATCCCAGGGATAAAACTCTATGGAACAAATGACTTATCCAAACGTGGGGGTATCATTAGTTTTCTTTTAGAAGGTGTGCATCCTCATGATATTGGAACCATTTTAGACGAAGAGGGTATTGCCATTCGTGCTGGTCATCATTGTTGTGAACCTTTGATGAGAAAACTTCAAATCCCTGGCACTGCACGAGCAAGTCTATATCTTTATAACGGTTTTGAAGATATTGATGCCTTGGTGGAAGGTATCCAAAAAGCAGTAAAAATCTTCAAAGTTGAAGAAAAAATCAGAAAAGCAAGTTAA
- a CDS encoding CPBP family intramembrane metalloprotease: protein MLSAFIHHGKFLRNPIVIEMFVVFLFLPFLYTIPNVRSFLHGVLSDYPLLLKLLPLLFLFFLVLVFFYVINRNSYQIRDYFSKKNLIENAYYLKIIFFRFLLIVVSTSIFVYFVFPERFFYFWKDFSQYSLIILLVSIFYPILSVIPQEFIFRIYFLHRYSPLFSSQKELIWVNSLLFMFIHIIYENFVALLFTFLGNFLFMKTFLLTRSFWLVVLEHSLYGLWLFYLGLGRFFYHLRV from the coding sequence ATGCTTAGTGCTTTTATTCATCACGGAAAGTTCTTGCGAAATCCTATCGTAATAGAAATGTTTGTGGTTTTTTTGTTTCTGCCATTTCTTTACACAATACCTAATGTTCGTTCTTTTTTGCATGGAGTTCTCAGTGACTACCCCTTGTTGTTAAAACTGCTACCTTTGTTGTTTTTGTTTTTTCTTGTTTTGGTTTTCTTTTATGTTATTAATAGAAACTCTTACCAAATCAGGGATTATTTTTCGAAAAAAAATTTAATAGAAAATGCCTATTATTTAAAAATCATCTTTTTTCGTTTTTTGTTGATTGTGGTTTCGACTTCTATTTTTGTTTATTTCGTATTTCCTGAGAGGTTCTTTTATTTTTGGAAAGATTTTTCTCAGTATTCTTTGATTATACTCTTGGTTTCAATTTTTTATCCCATTTTGTCGGTGATACCACAAGAATTCATTTTTAGAATTTATTTTCTTCATCGATATTCCCCTCTTTTTTCGTCTCAAAAAGAACTCATTTGGGTAAATAGTTTGCTATTTATGTTCATTCACATCATTTACGAAAACTTCGTAGCTCTGCTGTTTACTTTTTTGGGAAATTTTTTGTTTATGAAAACTTTTCTGTTAACAAGATCATTTTGGCTAGTGGTGCTGGAACATAGTCTATATGGACTTTGGCTCTTTTATTTGGGATTGGGAAGATTTTTTTATCATTTACGAGTTTGA
- a CDS encoding SufD family Fe-S cluster assembly protein, translated as MKVQSIPNESIAKYLNNIKHKALQVLEQTQLPPSHHESWRKINIHLIPFSTFRFQDSVLETKRNGTSLFVDFISDFEKKLLLANYDQEMAREFNWEVDYFGILNVAFLQNLNIIRIPKNSQEKQEISIQHLPQEGNSFFPFTIVVAERNSEVVITEEFRCEIPSFWSSSVLIYAEENARVYYYQIRHYNDLDFHFHRIRILQKRDSYVHAGVFHLGGNLGKGFIQARLLEENAQFRGIGFFLGGKGNYHNMEMDIYHLNHHQSSSLLYKTIVKERAHSVFIGKLESLPKIRGVESHQLNQNLILSKKAKAESRPWLIVRSENVNCEHGATSGDLDEEALFYLQARGLNEEEAKKILIIAFMVDLVDETQWSQEKKDSFLQELINRL; from the coding sequence ATGAAGGTTCAATCCATTCCCAATGAAAGCATAGCAAAGTATCTCAACAATATAAAACACAAAGCTCTCCAAGTATTAGAACAAACCCAACTTCCGCCTTCTCATCATGAGTCATGGCGAAAAATCAACATCCATTTGATACCCTTTTCGACTTTTCGGTTTCAGGATTCCGTTCTGGAAACAAAAAGAAATGGAACTTCTTTATTCGTAGATTTTATCTCTGATTTTGAAAAAAAACTCTTATTAGCAAATTATGATCAAGAAATGGCTCGGGAGTTTAACTGGGAGGTGGATTATTTTGGTATTCTGAATGTAGCATTTTTGCAAAACTTGAATATTATTCGAATTCCCAAGAATTCTCAAGAAAAACAGGAAATTTCAATCCAACACCTTCCCCAAGAGGGAAACTCTTTTTTTCCTTTTACGATTGTGGTTGCTGAGAGGAATTCCGAAGTTGTGATTACGGAAGAGTTTCGTTGTGAAATTCCGTCCTTTTGGTCCTCGTCAGTATTGATTTATGCAGAAGAAAATGCACGGGTTTATTATTACCAAATTCGGCATTATAATGACCTTGATTTTCATTTCCATCGGATACGGATTTTGCAAAAAAGGGATTCTTATGTTCATGCAGGAGTATTTCATTTAGGAGGAAATTTAGGGAAGGGTTTCATTCAAGCCAGATTGTTGGAAGAAAATGCCCAATTTCGTGGGATTGGTTTTTTCTTAGGAGGAAAAGGAAATTATCACAATATGGAAATGGATATTTATCATTTGAATCATCATCAGTCAAGTTCACTATTGTATAAAACCATCGTCAAAGAAAGAGCTCATTCTGTGTTTATTGGAAAATTAGAGTCTTTGCCAAAAATCAGAGGAGTTGAAAGCCATCAGTTGAATCAAAACTTGATTTTGAGTAAAAAAGCCAAAGCCGAGTCTCGACCATGGTTAATTGTTCGTTCAGAAAACGTCAATTGTGAGCATGGTGCAACCTCAGGAGATTTAGACGAGGAAGCTCTTTTTTACCTACAAGCTCGTGGACTCAACGAAGAAGAAGCAAAGAAAATCCTCATAATTGCTTTTATGGTGGATTTGGTGGACGAAACCCAATGGTCCCAAGAAAAAAAAGACTCTTTTTTACAAGAACTAATAAACCGACTTTAG
- a CDS encoding Rieske 2Fe-2S domain-containing protein, whose protein sequence is MEKWLFCQIHELKEGKILSKLTPYGAVAVVKLGDKIIAFQDECTHDGAPFDEAEIDLTEHEITCPRHGAKFDLLTGQVKKPPATENIEIFKVEIQNEDVYIQFD, encoded by the coding sequence ATGGAAAAGTGGCTTTTTTGTCAAATCCATGAACTCAAAGAAGGAAAGATACTAAGCAAGTTAACTCCATATGGAGCTGTAGCCGTAGTAAAACTTGGTGATAAGATCATAGCCTTTCAAGATGAATGTACCCATGATGGAGCCCCATTTGACGAAGCAGAAATCGATTTGACTGAACATGAAATCACTTGTCCACGCCATGGAGCCAAGTTTGATCTTTTGACAGGACAAGTGAAAAAACCCCCTGCAACCGAGAACATAGAAATCTTTAAAGTAGAAATTCAAAATGAAGATGTTTATATTCAATTTGATTAG
- a CDS encoding SUF system NifU family Fe-S cluster assembly protein — protein sequence MKLSEELYKEIIIEYSQNPRHYGELEEANIHEEGVNRGCGDEIQLHLHLEDQEIKGIRFTGQGCSICVASTEMMTCYVEKRSLATVKELIHLFKTMLTSRQDIQMPKDYEELEALKGVKKFPIRVKCATLSWNILEQAIQKYEAIQK from the coding sequence ATGAAACTGTCAGAGGAGCTCTACAAAGAAATCATCATTGAGTATTCTCAAAATCCAAGACATTATGGTGAATTGGAAGAAGCCAATATCCACGAAGAAGGTGTCAATCGTGGTTGTGGAGATGAAATCCAACTTCATCTTCATCTTGAGGATCAAGAAATTAAAGGTATACGTTTTACAGGGCAGGGTTGTAGCATTTGTGTAGCATCCACAGAGATGATGACTTGTTATGTAGAGAAACGTTCCCTTGCAACTGTGAAAGAACTCATTCACTTATTCAAAACAATGCTTACTTCACGCCAAGACATCCAAATGCCAAAAGACTACGAAGAACTTGAAGCCCTAAAAGGAGTAAAAAAATTTCCTATTCGAGTTAAGTGCGCAACTTTATCGTGGAATATTTTAGAACAAGCAATCCAAAAATATGAGGCTATTCAAAAATAA
- a CDS encoding DegT/DnrJ/EryC1/StrS family aminotransferase, which produces MSIQTYLTKRESIKPILFYRAYLAKEELEAVLDCLLEDEFTTETIREKFEKLFCETLNFKHALAVNAKTSAYHLAFLSLKINETNTIWMSNLAPVSALDAAKYINAKICLIEIDKNSFFPNPDHLKEIITKEMKENDVFIADYTYGAYYEFPFDLLQEKNIHVIEDITGMLGFQISINEDEVNGNIGKFSKIQICGLYPDDIITTAKGAIILTNDNKIIKELNEITYSKNRNLNKTAFDYLLEDFQSAIGIHQLNKIGNLLTRRKKIGHKFLEGLRNTHHETYFQNPKYDNYHRFPVVFSKSQEEMTRYFKSLKIEVQPIPTPLHKYLNETFQKFPNSERLLKKGLCIPIYPMLTSGNVERIINAIRSII; this is translated from the coding sequence ATGAGTATACAGACGTATCTGACAAAAAGAGAATCCATTAAGCCGATTCTGTTCTACCGAGCTTACTTAGCTAAAGAAGAATTAGAAGCTGTTTTAGATTGCTTACTGGAGGATGAATTTACTACTGAAACCATCCGAGAAAAGTTCGAAAAATTATTCTGCGAAACGCTTAATTTTAAACATGCTTTGGCGGTGAATGCAAAAACAAGTGCTTATCACTTAGCTTTTTTGAGCCTAAAGATTAATGAGACAAATACCATCTGGATGAGTAATTTAGCTCCTGTATCCGCTTTAGATGCTGCAAAATATATAAATGCTAAAATCTGTTTGATAGAAATAGATAAAAACTCTTTTTTTCCTAATCCTGATCATCTAAAAGAAATCATCACAAAAGAAATGAAAGAAAATGATGTTTTCATCGCGGATTATACGTATGGTGCATATTATGAATTCCCTTTTGATCTGCTACAAGAAAAAAACATTCACGTAATTGAAGACATTACAGGAATGTTAGGTTTTCAGATTTCCATAAATGAGGATGAAGTAAATGGAAATATTGGCAAATTCAGTAAAATCCAAATCTGCGGACTTTATCCTGATGATATTATTACTACTGCAAAAGGAGCTATTATACTTACAAACGATAACAAAATCATAAAAGAACTAAACGAAATCACTTACTCAAAAAATCGAAATCTCAACAAAACTGCTTTTGATTATCTTTTAGAAGATTTTCAATCCGCAATAGGAATCCACCAGTTAAACAAGATTGGAAACCTCCTCACACGAAGAAAAAAAATAGGGCATAAATTTTTAGAAGGTCTGAGGAATACTCATCACGAAACATATTTCCAAAACCCAAAATACGATAACTATCATCGCTTCCCTGTGGTCTTCTCAAAGAGCCAAGAAGAAATGACAAGATACTTCAAATCTTTAAAGATCGAAGTTCAACCCATACCTACGCCATTACATAAATATTTAAACGAAACCTTCCAAAAATTTCCCAATTCCGAACGACTCCTGAAAAAAGGACTATGTATACCCATTTATCCTATGCTTACCTCTGGAAATGTAGAAAGAATTATCAATGCTATACGAAGTATTATTTAA
- the sufB gene encoding Fe-S cluster assembly protein SufB, protein MKTQALLEEEPRYYEPDKFPPGISRKVVESISHIKNEPGWLTEFRLKALEIFLSKPMPNWGFIPRFQIDLDSYVHYVGSGKKKKKSWDEVDPEVLESFERLGIPEHERRYLAGLEAMSDSETVYANVKKELEELGIIFCDIDTAVQEFPELVKKYLGTVVPPEDNKFAALNSAVFSGGSFAYVPKGVKTPLPLQAYFKVTAASSGQYERTLLIADEGSELIYSEGCTSLQDHGTNFHTAVVELIAHKNARIHYTTIQNWKKNMYNWTVKRGVCHENAHITWNDVNIGAQTIKYPGIVLLGDNSTGDVLSLAFAGNQQIQDTGSRIIHVGKNTRSNVLAKGISLDGGINSYRGLVKFEKTAENAISHVKCDSLMLDDRSEAHAYPYNEIESETARLNYEATVSKIDDEILFYLQTRGIEEDEAKLLIVAGFCDDIVRDINVEYSVEIKRLIRIILEDGKAIKRTTPTLKREILVNR, encoded by the coding sequence ATGAAGACGCAAGCCCTTTTAGAAGAAGAACCAAGATACTATGAGCCTGATAAATTCCCTCCTGGAATCAGCCGAAAAGTAGTGGAGTCTATATCCCATATAAAAAATGAACCTGGCTGGTTAACAGAATTTCGACTCAAAGCCCTGGAGATTTTTTTATCAAAACCCATGCCGAACTGGGGTTTTATTCCTCGTTTTCAAATCGATTTGGATTCGTATGTTCATTACGTAGGTTCGGGTAAGAAAAAGAAAAAGTCATGGGATGAAGTAGATCCTGAGGTTTTAGAAAGTTTCGAACGTTTAGGGATACCTGAGCATGAGCGAAGGTATCTCGCTGGTTTAGAGGCAATGAGTGATTCTGAGACAGTCTATGCAAATGTCAAAAAAGAATTAGAAGAATTAGGAATCATTTTTTGTGATATTGATACAGCTGTTCAAGAGTTCCCTGAGTTGGTAAAAAAATACTTGGGTACTGTTGTTCCACCTGAAGATAACAAATTTGCGGCATTAAATAGTGCTGTTTTTAGTGGTGGTTCTTTTGCTTACGTGCCAAAAGGCGTGAAAACTCCCCTCCCCCTACAAGCGTATTTTAAAGTCACAGCGGCATCTTCTGGTCAATATGAAAGAACTCTTCTGATAGCCGATGAAGGAAGTGAGTTGATTTATAGTGAAGGCTGTACATCTCTACAAGATCATGGAACCAACTTTCACACAGCTGTAGTGGAATTAATTGCTCATAAGAACGCAAGGATTCATTACACTACCATCCAAAACTGGAAAAAGAACATGTATAATTGGACAGTCAAACGTGGGGTGTGTCATGAAAATGCTCATATCACTTGGAATGACGTAAATATCGGTGCTCAAACGATAAAATACCCTGGCATTGTGCTTTTGGGGGATAACTCTACGGGGGACGTTTTGTCATTGGCTTTCGCTGGAAATCAGCAAATTCAGGATACGGGATCAAGAATCATTCATGTAGGAAAAAACACAAGATCTAACGTATTAGCAAAAGGAATTTCATTAGACGGAGGAATCAATAGTTATCGAGGTTTAGTGAAGTTTGAAAAAACTGCTGAAAATGCAATTAGCCACGTAAAGTGTGATAGCTTGATGTTAGATGATCGTTCTGAAGCTCATGCCTATCCATACAATGAAATTGAATCAGAAACTGCGAGATTAAACTACGAAGCCACAGTTTCCAAAATTGACGATGAGATTTTATTTTATTTGCAAACAAGAGGAATAGAAGAAGACGAAGCAAAATTATTGATCGTTGCGGGTTTTTGTGATGATATTGTGAGGGATATCAACGTAGAATACTCTGTTGAAATCAAGCGCCTCATTCGAATCATTTTAGAAGATGGAAAAGCCATCAAAAGGACAACTCCCACGTTAAAACGTGAAATTTTAGTAAATCGATAG
- the manA gene encoding mannose-6-phosphate isomerase, class I: MSQNTFYELIPSVQYYDWGSTDDQSSIRTFLKKKHSHFLTEKPIAEVWKGAHPKNPSHLKDIHDSSRTYNFYQLIQENPSHVLGEDLSFKKEFPFLLKILEAEKPLSIQSHPDKKTAIILHKKDPANYPDSNHKPEIAISLGDFEALCGFRPHEELLNFFYQYPTKELWDQKSEFSLKRIYANLMNADKQKLVALTEEFLSFLSEASPDPIRDQWFIKLYQTFGKDDPGIYSIYLLNYYHLKENEALFLPPNTPHAYLRGSIVECMTNSDNVIRAGLTSKFKDIPTLLATLDYEKKRISPLRPKKTNNISKFYQIPIEEFYLELIHSSDQDFDKTLFYHLKFFPSIITILRGNVKVIMNQKEWSFHEGQILFFPGDLKHQEIILIFSSEAWAFLATTLLNQKTKESLEL, encoded by the coding sequence ATGAGCCAGAATACATTTTATGAGCTCATTCCTTCTGTTCAGTATTATGATTGGGGTAGCACGGATGATCAGAGTTCCATTCGAACTTTTCTGAAAAAGAAACACTCACACTTTCTAACTGAAAAACCCATTGCAGAAGTCTGGAAAGGTGCACATCCTAAAAATCCCTCTCATTTAAAAGACATTCATGATTCATCAAGAACTTACAATTTTTATCAGTTGATACAAGAAAATCCTTCCCATGTTCTCGGAGAGGATTTGTCTTTTAAAAAAGAGTTCCCTTTTTTGCTGAAAATCTTAGAAGCAGAAAAACCTCTTTCTATCCAATCCCATCCTGACAAAAAAACTGCCATCATTTTACACAAAAAGGACCCAGCAAACTATCCTGACTCCAATCACAAACCTGAGATTGCCATCAGCTTAGGGGATTTTGAAGCTCTTTGTGGTTTTCGTCCTCATGAAGAATTATTAAACTTTTTTTATCAATATCCAACAAAGGAGCTATGGGATCAAAAATCAGAATTTTCCTTAAAAAGAATTTATGCAAACTTGATGAATGCTGACAAACAAAAATTAGTAGCATTAACAGAAGAATTTCTGAGTTTTCTTTCGGAAGCTTCACCTGATCCCATCCGTGATCAATGGTTTATTAAACTTTATCAAACATTTGGAAAAGATGATCCAGGGATTTATTCAATTTATCTACTGAATTATTATCACTTAAAAGAAAACGAAGCATTGTTTTTACCGCCCAATACTCCTCATGCCTATTTAAGAGGTTCGATTGTTGAATGTATGACGAACTCCGACAACGTCATACGAGCAGGACTTACAAGCAAATTCAAAGACATACCAACTCTGTTAGCAACCCTCGATTACGAAAAAAAACGCATAAGTCCTTTACGACCAAAAAAAACAAATAATATTTCTAAATTTTATCAAATTCCAATAGAAGAATTTTATCTGGAATTAATCCATTCATCAGACCAAGATTTTGATAAAACTCTTTTTTATCATTTGAAGTTTTTTCCCAGTATCATCACAATTCTACGAGGCAACGTCAAAGTTATTATGAATCAAAAAGAATGGAGTTTTCATGAAGGTCAGATTTTATTTTTTCCTGGTGATTTAAAACACCAAGAGATCATATTAATATTTAGTTCTGAGGCATGGGCGTTTTTAGCCACCACCCTTTTGAACCAAAAAACAAAAGAAAGTTTAGAACTTTGA
- the tilS gene encoding tRNA lysidine(34) synthetase TilS, which yields MNKREFSFYNSRDVWNSFQGDEIEDEVLKNLFLPSKNMTYIISISGGPDSVLAAFFYWHFYQKNWITQPVLFHFNHQLRKEADEEEDFVWNLSREWDLPIYIESRNVREFAQKTKTNLEKAARILRYKSLVRLQNKLASSCLIVTGHNADDYVETLFLRLLRGSSLNHVYFHHQRVLPVRIAKKVFTLKILSPLLLFDKKEILEFLENQKLPYKIDVSNFDVSFKRNFLRHKVISSLKKLQFSSSRLWQITHLNLMFFQEQISLRDFLFLDRVLFFQLSNREVKILLDQITKNLGISPFSHRVISEFILQSYQKRIQIETKECLIQSVKRKLWFFRKTSLYLKPPIIQKEPNHWKVQWHEEERIYPQSYERIEYIKNEKQKRIKDIVSQTLREKEIPLCVRVFIPYGIKKNSSNYSIKIFLSFLDGFWDFEIFL from the coding sequence ATGAACAAAAGAGAATTTTCTTTTTACAATAGCAGAGACGTTTGGAATTCTTTTCAAGGTGATGAAATCGAAGATGAGGTTTTAAAAAATCTTTTTCTTCCATCAAAAAATATGACCTACATTATTTCTATTTCTGGAGGTCCCGACTCAGTTTTAGCAGCTTTTTTTTATTGGCATTTTTATCAAAAAAATTGGATAACACAACCAGTTTTGTTTCATTTCAATCATCAACTTCGAAAGGAAGCAGATGAAGAAGAAGACTTCGTTTGGAATTTATCTCGAGAGTGGGATTTGCCAATATACATAGAATCAAGAAACGTCAGAGAATTCGCCCAAAAGACAAAAACGAACTTAGAAAAAGCGGCACGCATCCTTCGATATAAAAGCCTTGTTCGACTCCAAAATAAATTAGCTTCATCTTGTTTGATTGTGACCGGCCATAATGCGGATGATTACGTTGAAACCCTGTTTTTACGTTTATTACGGGGTTCTTCGTTAAATCATGTTTATTTTCATCATCAAAGAGTCCTTCCTGTCAGGATTGCAAAAAAAGTTTTTACATTAAAAATTTTGAGTCCGCTACTTCTCTTCGATAAAAAAGAAATCCTAGAGTTTTTGGAAAATCAGAAACTCCCATACAAGATTGATGTTTCAAATTTTGATGTTTCCTTCAAACGAAATTTTCTTCGCCACAAAGTGATTTCTTCGCTTAAGAAATTGCAGTTTTCATCTAGTCGTTTGTGGCAAATTACCCATTTAAATCTGATGTTTTTTCAAGAACAAATTTCCCTTAGGGATTTTCTTTTTTTGGATAGAGTTTTATTCTTTCAACTTTCGAACCGGGAGGTAAAGATTCTTTTAGATCAAATTACAAAAAACTTGGGAATTTCGCCTTTTTCTCATCGTGTGATTTCAGAATTCATTTTGCAATCTTATCAAAAAAGAATTCAGATCGAAACGAAAGAATGCCTCATTCAAAGTGTAAAAAGAAAACTTTGGTTTTTTCGAAAAACATCTTTGTATCTAAAGCCCCCCATCATCCAAAAAGAACCAAATCATTGGAAAGTTCAATGGCATGAAGAAGAGCGAATCTACCCACAATCATACGAAAGGATAGAATACATAAAAAACGAAAAACAAAAAAGAATCAAAGACATTGTATCACAAACCCTTCGAGAAAAAGAAATCCCATTATGTGTTAGGGTTTTCATTCCCTATGGCATAAAGAAGAATTCTTCAAATTACTCCATCAAAATTTTTCTTTCTTTCTTAGATGGCTTTTGGGATTTTGAGATTTTTTTGTAA
- the sufC gene encoding Fe-S cluster assembly ATPase SufC: MSYLLEIEDLHVEVEGKEILKGINLKVPYGEIHAIMGPNGSGKSTLSYTLLGHKNYVVTKGDIKFEGESILSLPTHERARKGIFLSLQHPTQIPGVSTMDFLRNVMKSFHPQLTLREIHERIQKGFEKLQMRKEFLTRYVNDGFSGGEKKRNEILQMYLIQPKFAILDEIDSGLDIDALKIISENIQSMKSPERSMILITHYQRLLNYIEVDRVHILFDGQIQFSGGKELAERLEQEGYEGILSIVKK; this comes from the coding sequence ATGTCATATCTATTGGAAATAGAAGACTTACACGTAGAAGTGGAAGGAAAAGAAATCCTCAAAGGCATCAATTTGAAGGTGCCATATGGAGAAATCCATGCCATTATGGGGCCCAATGGATCCGGCAAAAGCACGCTTTCCTATACACTCTTAGGACATAAAAACTATGTTGTAACTAAAGGTGACATCAAGTTTGAAGGAGAAAGCATTTTATCTCTTCCCACTCATGAAAGAGCAAGAAAAGGGATTTTTCTTTCATTGCAACATCCCACGCAAATTCCTGGTGTTTCGACCATGGATTTTCTAAGAAACGTGATGAAGAGTTTTCATCCCCAACTCACGCTAAGAGAAATTCATGAGCGTATCCAAAAAGGTTTTGAAAAACTCCAAATGAGAAAAGAGTTTTTAACTCGTTATGTAAATGATGGTTTCTCAGGTGGTGAAAAAAAACGAAATGAAATCTTACAGATGTATTTGATTCAACCCAAATTTGCTATTTTGGATGAGATTGACTCCGGCTTAGATATTGATGCGTTAAAGATTATTTCTGAAAATATCCAATCAATGAAGTCTCCAGAAAGATCAATGATTTTGATTACCCATTATCAAAGGTTATTGAATTACATCGAAGTTGATAGAGTTCACATCTTATTTGATGGGCAAATTCAGTTTAGTGGAGGAAAGGAATTAGCAGAACGTTTAGAGCAAGAAGGCTACGAAGGAATATTATCCATCGTAAAAAAGTAG